The proteins below come from a single Gossypium raimondii isolate GPD5lz chromosome 2, ASM2569854v1, whole genome shotgun sequence genomic window:
- the LOC105787556 gene encoding homeobox-leucine zipper protein ATHB-40 codes for MTTQMKELEDPMALITQMYPCIYTQVAPQQGEISKPRRRRKKNKGGESGAATAAETAKKRKLSQEQVDLLELNFGNEHKLESERKDRLASELGLDPRQVAVWFQNRRARWKNKKLEEEYSKLKTIHEGVVVEKCRLESEVLKLKDQLREAEKEIQGLTERVDGVSSNSPSSSSVLSMEAVDPPPFLGEFGAQGFEDQDVFYIGQNSYINGMEWMNLYM; via the exons atgaCAACCCAAATGAAAGAGCTTGAAGATCCAATGGCTCTAATCACCCAAATGTACCCTTGCATATACACTCAAGTTGCACCACAACAAG GGGAAATATCGAAGCCTCGACGACGACGGAAGAAGAACAAGGGAGGGGAAAGCGGGGCGGCAACCGCGGCGGAGACAGCTAAGAAAAGGAAGCTTAGCCAAGAACAAGTTGATCTTCTTGAACTTAACTTTGGGAATGAACATAAACTCGAGTCCGAGAGGAAAGACCGACTCGCTTCAGAGCTCGGTCTGGACCCTCGGCAGGTCGCGGTTTGGTTCCAAAACCGAAGAGCTCGTTGGAAGAACAAGAAGCTCGAGGAAGAGTATAGCAAGTTGAAGACAATCCATGAAGGTGTTGTTGTTGAGAAATGTCGCCTTGAATCCgag GTTttaaagttgaaggaccaactTCGAGAGGCTGAAAAGGAAATCCAAGGATTGACAGAACGAGTAGACGGGGTTTCGAGTAATAGTCCGAGTTCGTCGTCGGTTCTTTCGATGGAAGCCGTGGATCCACCACCTTTCCTAGGGGAATTTGGAGCACAAGGATTTGAGGATCAAGATGTATTCTATATAGGGCAAAATAGTTACATTAATGGCATGGAGTGGATGAATCTATATATGTGA
- the LOC105787558 gene encoding probable NAD(P)H dehydrogenase (quinone) FQR1-like 2 translates to MGKGGGCVPSKKKHPSSAEDPARRRGSSTTAANNAPIPATDEETREIPASTADSVNTQSVAATLKVFIVFYSMYGHVEKLAKRMKKGVEGVEGVEAVLFRVPEMLPADVLELMKVPPKDPEIPEITAAELATADGFLFGFPTRYGCMAAQMKAFFDSTGQLWKEQTLAGKPAGFFVSTGTQGGGQETTAWTAITQLAHHGMLFVPIGYTFGAGMFKMDSIRGGSPYGAGVYAGDGTREPSETELALAEHQGKYMAGVIKRLYQA, encoded by the exons ATGGGCAAGGGTGGTGGTTGTGTCCCCAGCAAGAAAAAGCATCCTTCCTCCGCCGAAGACCCTGCTCGCCGCCGTGGGTCTTCCACAACAGCCGCCAACAACGCACCCATCCCCGCCACCGATGAAGAAACCCGCGAAATCCCCGCCTCGACGGCGGATTCCGTCAATACCCAATCAGTCGCCGCGACCCTGAAAGTGTTCATCGTTTTTTATTCCATGTACGGGCACGTGGAGAAGCTGGCGAAGCGGATGAAGAAAGGGGTGGAAGGCGTCGAAGGTGTGGAGGCAGTTCTTTTTCGGGTCCCCGAGATGCTTCCGGCTGATGTATTGGAGCTCATGAAGGTTCCGCCTAAAGACCCAGAAATTCCGGAGATTACGGCGGCGGAATTGGCGACAGCTGATGGGTTTTTGTTTGGGTTTCCGACGAGATATGGATGTATGGCGGCTCAAATGAAAGCGTTTTTCGATTCCACGGGTCAGCTCTGGAAGGAGCAAACGCTGGCCGGGAAACCTGCTGGATTCTTTGTTAGCACCGGAACTCAAGGAGGCGGCCAAGAAACCACCGC TTGGACGGCAATAACCCAGTTAGCGCACCATGGAATGCTATTTGTTCCTATTGGCTACACTTTCGGAGCTGGTATGTTCAAGATGGATTCCATACGAGGAGGTTCACCATATGGTGCTGGTGTTTACGCTGGTGATGGCACAAGAGAACCAAGTGAAACCGAGCTAGCTCTTGCAGAGCATCAAGGGAAGTACATGGCCGGTGTGATCAAGCGGCTTTATCAGGCATGA
- the LOC105787557 gene encoding UDP-glycosyltransferase 72E1, with protein sequence MAKLELWFSSWSFSFKILWVIMHTGKVHVALVASPGMGHLIPVLELGKRLVSHHGISATIFVVTMDASLSRSQLLKVSGITDDFLDVVLLPAVDISARVDKTTGILRQMAMMVHEALPSLRSAILAMEVQPIALIVDMFATEAFVVAEEFMMFKYVFVTTNAWFLALTVHGPNLDKEVDQDDHINNQKPIHIPGCEPVRFVDCYEQFLRRNKVYFRMGTEISTADGILVNSFYDLEPLTLAALHDTRKVGLAPKAPVYPIGPLVRPVELSLRGEVLRWLDMQPKESVLYVSFGSGGTLSAKQTIELAWGLENSQQRFIWVVRPPVENDSAATVFKSNGVNNDFLDYLPEGFLNRTCKNGLVVPKWAPQTEILSHPSIGGFLSHCGWNSSLESIVNGVPMIVWPLYAEQKMNATVLAEHIGVATRSKLLAPKGVVGRDVIAAMIQKIMVDKEGEAIRAKVKMLKSCAVKAVSNGGSSYNALAIVAEECKIGMQRRNAKTG encoded by the coding sequence ATGGCCAAGCTTGAGCTATGGTTTTCATCTTGGTcatttagtttcaaaattttgtggGTCATTATGCACACCGGGAAGGTTCATGTTGCTCTTGTTGCCAGTCCCGGCATGGGACATCTTATTCCGGTGCTCGAACTCGGAAAAAGACTAGTTTCTCATCACGGGATTAGTGCAACTATCTTTGTAGTCACGATGGATGCCTCTTTGTCTCGATCCCAACTCCTGAAAGTATCAGGGATCACGGATGATTTCCTTGATGTTGTTTTGTTGCCGGCTGTGGATATTTCGGCTCGGGTTGATAAAACCACTGGGATCTTAAGGCAGATGGCGATGATGGTCCACGAGGCTTTACCGAGCTTACGATCCGCGATATTAGCGATGGAAGTCCAACCCATCGCTCTTATTGTCGACATGTTTGCGACCGAAGCTTTTGTTGTTGCGGAAGAGTTCATGATGTTCAAGTATGTTTTCGTCACTACTAATGCTTGGTTTCTTGCCCTTACAGTCCATGGACCGAACCTCGATAAGGAAGTGGATCAAGATGATCACATTAACAATCAAAAGCCTATTCACATTCCCGGGTGTGAACCGGTTCGGTTTGTTGATTGTTACGAGCAATTTCTGCGACGAAACAAGGTGTATTTCCGCATGGGAACTGAGATATCCACAGCAGACGGAATACTAGTGAACTCGTTTTACGATCTGGAACCACTGACACTTGCTGCTTTGCATGATACACGGAAGGTAGGACTGGCTCCGAAAGCGCCCGTTTACCCAATCGGACCGTTAGTGAGGCCAGTTGAGCTGAGTTTGAGAGGTGAAGTTCTAAGGTGGCTCGATATGCAACCTAAAGAATCGGTGTTATATGTTTCTTTCGGAAGTGGTGGGACCCTTTCGGCGAAGCAAACCATAGAGTTGGCATGGGGTTTAGAAAACAGTCAACAACGGTTCATTTGGGTGGTTCGTCCACCGGTAGAGAATGATTCAGCAGCGACAGTTTTTAAGTCAAACGGCGTCAACAATGACTTCCTGGACTACTTGCCCGAAGGGTTCTTGAATCGGACCTGCAAAAACGGGTTGGTGGTTCCAAAGTGGGCACCTCAAACTGAAATCTTGAGCCATCCATCCATAGGTGGATTTTTGTCTCATTGCGGGTGGAATTCAAGTCTGGAGAGTATCGTCAACGGTGTTCCGATGATCGTGTGGCCATTATACGCCGAACAAAAGATGAATGCTACGGTACTAGCTGAGCACATTGGGGTGGCAACCAGATCGAAGTTATTAGCGCCAAAGGGTGTGGTTGGGAGAGATGTGATAGCGGCAATGATCCAAAAGATCATGGTCGATAAAGAAGGTGAAGCAATTAGAGCCAAAGTGAAAATGCTAAAATCATGCGCTGTAAAGGCTGTTAGCAATGGCGGCTCCTCTTATAATGCTCTGGCTATAGTCGCCGAAGAGTGCAAGATTGGAATGCAACGCCGGAATGCAAAAACAGGCTGA
- the LOC105787559 gene encoding UPF0496 protein At2g18630: MVGCQSSKTKGGNAESTSQVKPDSQLEADLSSYEAACRQDSTLQHFDVTLQEHTNSVIGTLAVSSGVQSVSFNTLQEVTSCLLETNQAVVKVILECQRDIWNNSELFSLVEEYFENSKKTLDFCTMLENCLKRARNDQLIIQLAVKYFDEEVGLEVGVDEKKFVKTLEELRRFKAADKPFPKEFFVLLDLVRKQQESMLGKLLVRKRKLDKKLKSLKTWRRVSNVLFVATFVSVLIFSVVAAAVSAPPVVTALASALTVPIGSVGKWCTSLWKRYEKEVKEQMGLTTTMELFARITIYDMDDIRVLVTNLEIKIESLLKTADFALGEEDALKLAMDEIKKKLGEFMEIIEKLGQQADKCSGDIRMARAVILQRMMTHSSTSTTGDMPLDL, encoded by the coding sequence ATGGTGGGATGTCAATCGAGTAAAACCAAAGGGGGTAATGCCGAATCGACATCGCAAGTTAAACCGGATTCTCAGTTAGAAGCTGATTTGAGTTCGTACGAGGCTGCTTGTAGACAAGATTCGACTCTGCAACATTTTGATGTGACTCTCCAGGAACATACTAACAGTGTTATCGGCACGCTTGCTGTCAGTTCGGGTGTTCAATCGGTATCCTTTAACACGCTCCAAGAGGTTACCAGTTGTCTTCTCGAAACAAATCAGGCAGTAGTGAAAGTCATTTTGGAATGTCAAAGAGATATATGGAACAATTCAGAGTTGTTTTCTTTGGTTGAGGAATACTTTGAGAACAGCAAGAAGACTTTAGATTTTTGTACCATGCTCGAAAATTGCCTCAAACGAGCTCGGAATGATCAGTTGATCATTCAATTGGCGGTTAAGTATTTCGATGAAGAGGTCGGATTAGAAGTTGGGGTCGATGAGAAGAAATTCGTGAAGACCTTGGAAGAACTGAGGAGATTTAAAGCAGCTGACAAGCCTTTCCCGAAGGAGTTCTTTGTACTGTTAGATTTGGTCCGTAAGCAGCAAGAATCGATGCTAGGGAAGTTGCTAGTTCGGAAAAGGAAGCTtgataagaaattaaaatctttaaaaacatGGAGGAGGGTGTCGAATGTCTTGTTTGTAGCAACGTTTGTCTCCGTGTTGATCTTTTCCGTGGTGGCAGCAGCCGTATCTGCACCACCCGTTGTGACAGCTTTAGCAAGTGCATTGACTGTTCCTATCGGTTCGGTTGGAAAATGGTGCACCTCTCTTTGGAAGCGGTACGAGAAAGAGGTGAAAGAGCAGATGGGGTTAACAACCACAATGGAGCTCTTTGCTCGCATTACGATTTATGATATGGATGACATAAGGGTGCTCGTGACCAATTTAGAGATTAAAATCGAGTCATTATTGAAGACTGCCGATTTTGCACTCGGTGAAGAAGATGCGTTGAAGCTTGCAATGGATGAAATCAAGAAAAAGTTAGGAGAATTTATGGAAATCATCGAGAAATTAGGTCAACAAGCCGATAAGTGTAGCGGTGATATTAGGATGGCGAGGGCAGTGATTTTGCAGCGGATGATGACACACTCTAGCACATCAACAACCGGAGACATGCCTCTGGATCTCTAG
- the LOC105787563 gene encoding UPF0496 protein At4g34320, with product MASSTVPIRTDRLINSLPVDSDLRSLMREYFANFENTLEYCTALKDWLEHAPTNHSIIESAVKCYDEEAKLEVGTVEKNSVKALEELRRFKAAEEPFVMEFLELKRKALVRYESMQGKVCARKKTLEKKVESWETWRRVSVAFLVAAFISVLVFSVVAAVKYAKPVIIGLASALTTAIVPLGTWCNNSWKRNKEKIKMKKKLTAIMEIFGSSATTIRVLVEQLEIKKASLSHSVDYVLKEGYTLKAGMDDINEKLKLVTPIITDLLRETHDCSCKFRRDLKEIQRQMLHML from the coding sequence ATGGCATCATCTACTGTCCCGATTCGTACTGACAGGCTCATCAACTCACTTCCGGTCGATTCAGACTTGAGGTCTTTGATGAGGGAATACTTTGCCAACTTCGAAAACACTTTAGAATACTGTACTGCCCTTAAGGATTGGCTCGAACATGCTCCAACCAATCACTCAATTATTGAGTCGGCGGTTAAATGTTATGATGAAGAGGCAAAATTAGAAGTCGGGACCGTCGAGAAGAATTCCGTTAAGGCCTTGGAGGAACTGAGGAGGTTCAAAGCAGCTGAAGAGCCTTTCGTTATGGAGTTCCTTGAACTGAAAAGAAAGGCCCTTGTGCGGTACGAATCGATGCAAGGGAAGGTGTGTGCTCGGAAGAAAACGCTCGAAAAGAAAGTGGAATCATGGGAAACATGGAGGAGGGTGTCAGTGGCCTTTCTTGTTGCCGCTTTTATTTCCGTATTGGTTTTTTCCGTGGTGGCGGCAGTCAAATACGCAAAGCCTGTCATAATAGGTTTGGCAAGTGCGTTGACGACTGCTATAGTTCCGTTGGGAACATGGTGCAACAATTCTTGGAAGCGGAACAAGGAAAAgataaagatgaagaagaagttAACAGCTATAATGGAGATCTTTGGTTCTAGTGCAACCACCATACGGGTGCTTGTTGAACAATTGGAAATTAAGAAAGCGTCACTGTCGCACTCCGTTGATTACGTGCTCAAAGAAGGATATACTTTGAAGGCTGGGATGGATGATATCAACGAAAAATTGAAACTTGTTACGCCTATCATCACAGATTTGCTTCGAGAGACCCATGACTGTAGCTGTAAATTTAGGAGGGATCTGAAAGAGATTCAGCGGCAGATGTTGCACATGCTCTAG
- the LOC105787561 gene encoding UPF0496 protein At2g18630, producing MMGCQSSKTKGGNAESTSQVKPDSQLEADLSSYQAACRQDSTLQHFDATLQEHTNSVIGTLAVSSGVQSISFNTLQEVTSCLLETNQAVVKVILECQRDIWNNSELFSLVEEYFENSQKTLDFCTMLENCLKRAQTDQLIIQLAVKYFDEEVGLEIGVDEKKFVKTLEELRRFKAADKPFPKEFFVLLDLVRKQQESMLGKLLVRKRKLDKKLKSLKTWRRVSNVLFVATFVSVLIFSVVAAAVSAPPVVTALASALTVPIDSVGKWCTSLWKRYEKEVKEQMGLTTTMELFARITIYDMDDLRVLVTNSEIKIESLLKTADFALGEEDALKRTC from the coding sequence ATGATGGGGTGTCAATCGAGTAAAACCAAAGGGGGTAATGCCGAATCGACATCGCAAGTTAAACCGGATTCTCAGTTAGAAGCTGATTTGAGTTCGTACCAGGCTGCTTGTAGACAAGATTCGACTCTGCAACATTTTGATGCGACTCTCCAGGAACATACTAACAGTGTCATCGGCACGCTTGCTGTCAGTTCGGGTGTTCAATCGATATCCTTTAACACGCTCCAAGAGGTTACCAGTTGTCTTCTCGAAACAAATCAGGCAGTAGTGAAAGTCATTTTGGAATGTCAAAGAGATATATGGAACAATTCAGAGTTGTTTTCTTTGGTTGAGGAATACTTTGAGAACAGCCAGAAGACTTTAGATTTTTGTACCATGCTCGAAAATTGCCTCAAACGAGCTCAGACTGATCAGTTGATCATTCAATTGGCGGTTAAGTATTTCGATGAAGAGGTCGGATTAGAAATTGGGGTCGATGAGAAGAAATTCGTGAAGACCTTGGAAGAACTGAGGAGATTTAAAGCAGCTGACAAGCCTTTCCCGAAGGAGTTCTTTGTACTGTTAGATTTGGTCCGTAAGCAGCAAGAATCAATGCTAGGGAAGTTGCTAGTTCGGAAAAGGAAGCTtgataagaaattaaaatctttaaaaacatGGAGGAGAGTGTCGAATGTCTTGTTTGTAGCAACGTTTGTCTCCGTGTTGATTTTTTCCGTGGTGGCAGCAGCCGTATCTGCACCACCCGTTGTGACAGCTTTAGCAAGTGCATTGACTGTTCCTATCGATTCGGTTGGAAAATGGTGCACCTCTCTTTGGAAGCGGTACGAGAAAGAGGTGAAAGAGCAGATGGGGTTAACAACCACAATGGAGCTCTTTGCTCGCATTACGATTTATGATATGGATGACCTAAGGGTGCTCGTGACCAATTCAGAGATTAAAATCGAGTCATTATTGAAGACTGCTGATTTTGCACTCGGTGAAGAAGATGCGTTGAAACGTACCTGCTAG
- the LOC128031882 gene encoding UPF0496 protein At2g18630-like, with amino-acid sequence MASSISSEPSFQIEMPPDSRSEAELSLNRVANSYSDTLPNRTVWVINSLPVDSDLRSLMMEYFANFEKTLEYCTALKDCLERAPNNHAIIESALKCYDEEDKLGVGTVEKNSVRALEELRKFRAAEEPFVKKFLELKIMAQQRYESMQEKVCARKKTLEKKVESWETWRRVLVAFFVAAFISVLVFSVVAVIKSAKPVITTLAGALTTAIVPLGTWCNKCLKRNKEKIKKNKKLTAIMEIYGSSATTIWMHVKRLEIKKTSLSRSVDYVLTEGYTLKVGMDNINNKLKLVTPIITDLLRETNNCSCKFGTVQEEIQRQMMLML; translated from the coding sequence ATGGCATCATCTATTAGTTCTGAACCGTCATTCCAAATTGAAATGCCACCGGATTCCCGATCCGAAGCTGAATTGAGCTTGAACAGGGTTGCTAATAGTTATAGTGATACTCTCCCGAATCGTACCGTCTGGGTCATCAACTCACTTCCGGTCGATTCGGACTTGAGGTCTTTGATGATGGAATACTTTGCCAACTTCGAAAAGACTTTAGAGTACTGTACTGCCCTTAAGGATTGCCTCGAACGTGCTCCAAACAATCACGCAATTATTGAGTCGGCGCTTAAATGTTATGATGAAGAGGACAAATTAGGAGTCGGGACCGTCGAGAAGAATTCCGTTAGGGCCTTGGAGGAACTGAGGAAGTTCAGAGCAGCTGAAGAGCCTTTCGTTAAGAAGTTCCTTGAACTGAAAATAATGGCCCAACAGCGGTACGAATCGATGCAAGAGAAGGTGTGTGCTCGGAAGAAAACGCTCGAAAAGAAAGTGGAATCATGGGAAACATGGAGGAGGGTGTTGGTGGCCTTTTTTGTTGCCGCTTTTATTTCCGTGTTGGTTTTTTCCGTGGTGGCGGTAATCAAATCCGCAAAGCCTGTCATAACAACTTTGGCAGGTGCGTTGACGACTGCTATAGTTCCGTTGGGAACATGGTGCAACAAGTGTTTGAAGCGGAACaaggaaaagataaagaagAATAAGAAGTTAACAGCTATAATGGAGATCTATGGTTCTAGTGCAACCACCATATGGATGCATGTTAAACGATTGGAAATTAAGAAAACGTCACTGTCGCGCTCCGTTGATTACGTGCTCACAGAAGGATATACTTTGAAGGTTGGGATGGATAATATCAACAACAAATTGAAACTTGTTACGCCTATCATCACAGATTTGCTTCGAGAGACCAATAACTGTAGCTGTAAATTTGGGACGGTTCAGGAAGAGATTCAGCGGC